CTCTTCCAGCCTCCATTTTACAACAACAGTGTCAGCTATTTTGGATCAGGGTTTAGACTATGAGACACAAAAATCCAAACTTACTTACCAGTAAGGTGCCTTCTAGACTGAGAGTACTCGGAGTGATGGATAAAGCAAGAAAATATGGTATTATGACCTTGTGCATCTGTCACAATATGTATTTCGAAACTTGTCGTTCTTGAAAATGCGTTGCCCTGAcacaatgaaaaaatataaaggaaaaggaaaagacaATACCTCCAATGTGACGACCTTGTCGTGTGTGAAGATGGTAGGGAACAGCCACGGAATTGCTGTGCCAATGGTTCCTACTACTATTCCAAGTGTAGCACCAATGATAACGAGTGACTTCAGAAGCATTCTGGCCTACAGACAACAGCGCAAAACAGAGATGCTTTTAGAGGTAAaagcaagaagaagatgtaccaATGGTATCCTCAGCTGAGTATATTTTCACCAACAACGGGCTTACTTTAGGCAAATTGCGATTGATTCCGAATAACAACTCAGGCATAAAGGACTGTGCAGTTTGAGAGAGAGGCTCCCCCAAAATTGTACAAATGTTATATGTCTGAAGCATAACCTAGAGAGACCAAAAGAGCCGAAGAAATGTTATAGAACAAACTCAAAGAAGGAGACATGGTTAGTGTTGAATATATACAAAGATATATCACCTGATGAGCAGCTATCACGCTTGTTCCCATTGATGTAGCAAAGTACACAAGGAGCGaataaaacaaaacctaaaGGGAGGAAACACACAAATATTATCTACGTATAAAACAACCTTGTTGCAACTGAATGTCAAATGAAGTAGTAACCTTTGACATCATAGTCATAAAGACTGGGGCAGCCAGCCCAATGATGGTAAAGAGTTCACTTGGAGAAGGAACACAGAGTGAGAAAGCGTTGTATCCTTTCTTATTCAATGCGTCCATCATCATATAAGCTGCAACAACCTATAACATCTCGAATTAAAAACCATATTGTTTAACTTTGAATGGAATCTGTTATAGATTTCAGCTTACTTGAGACACCATAGTTGCCCAAGCTGCACCTGCTATACCGTATCCTAGAAAGGTGCATAAGACTAGATCGCCAGCACCGTTTATTGCACTAGCAACTGCCAGTGCCTTTAAAGGTCCCCATGAGTCTTTCATACCAAGGCTGAGACAAAGGATTGAGAACGTAACAGTGAGATATAATCTCCTCTGGGTACTTTTAAGGCCCCACAGTCAGAAGTGTGCGACAATGCTGAAACTTTGGACGTGCAAAAATGCAATGTGGAGATGAAAATGAGGTATAAGGGGACCTTGCACTTTGAGCAACCCATCCAATGAGGACAGCTGGCCATGCTAAACCACGAATCTGAgaatgaaagaaaataaaaacaatcgtCACTTCAAAGGAAGAAAGAGGAAAGTcacttaaaattcaagtttTCCTCAAGAATTAACAACACTCAAGGCTATCAAACATATGTTTATACGCACATGGACCAAACATACTATTTTTCTATAGTCATAGAGCCACCAGACTAACCAAAACCACACAACattaaaatctgaaaatttaCAACATAAGAGAACAAACCTGAACATATGTATTTGCCGCCGGGACAATCTCAGCATTCTTTGCACCTGTAAAAGCTGAAAGAAGACTAAATCGTCAACGGACTGTTGATTTAGTACTATTCACAAACTTGTTACTGTTCAgcttacaaataaaatatttattgttaccAGCTAGTACCCCGGAACCAAATAGTCTTGTAAACGCCATCATCACGACTCCACAAGCCAAACCGATGAAAAGCAAGATGGATATCTGATGTTGTACCTCATCTTTATCCTGCATATAACCACTATTCTATTAGGAAGTTGCTAATAAATGTGATACATAACgggaaaaaataaacatatctcCTGAATATTCAATTCTAATAAACTGACCCCGCGAGCAAGAGAGGTGGCAACAAGATTTGAAGTGGCAACTGAGAGGAACATGAAAGTATAAGACAAATAATCACAGACGACGGTTGCAGGACCTGTTTCATCCATAATGAAATTTAGATTACTATTACTTGAACCAGAGAGTATAACATTATAGTAGTAGGAAGAAGGCAGTCGCATATTCTCAGTTGGGAGTAGAGTGTAACAAATCTGAGATATAGTATGAAATCAAATGTTCAGAGTCTAAAGACATCACCTAAAGCGGCGAGTTCGACAGAGCTTCCTTGACCAATGACGGCGGTGTCAATGAGACTCATCAAGGGACCGCATATCCACAGTCCAGCAGCAGGTCCCGTAAACATGACTATCTCTTTCATCTGTCCCCAAATACTCTGATCCGCtaaatcatctatcttcttcaCTTCTTCTACTTCCACCTCAGCCGCCTCTTGTACAAGCTCAGTCACCTCCTCCGTGTCCCGTGAAATCGAGCCATTTCCGTTGACTCCATCAACAACAAGCTCCTGATTAGGACTTGAACAGTTTCTTATAAACTTGTGAGACTTAACAGAGCTCCTGAAACTCGGGAATGGAGGCTTACATGCCCTTAAATTGATTGGAGATGGGAATGGCAGCTTATGGTTAGAAGAAATAGGGGAAAAAGTGAAAGTTAGGGTTTTGCACTGAATCTGCatactttctttcttcttcctctgctttgGCTTGAAAGCTTCTCAGGCGTCTAACTGATCACCAaccaactctcattctcaatgTTTAATTACTTGCAACTTGTAAGCATTCGGTTTACCAATTGGTATGTAAACCGGTTCTCCAAATTGAAACCAGCCagtgattgattgattgttatttattgctgcagaagccggaaaaccgggTTTTAATTGGTCCAACAATTGCCCCCCTCCCCCAACTAATACGAGAAGCAAAGTATTATGAGAAATGCAAAAAAAGGTGGAAAATTGATAATAAGGCAATGTGTGATTGTGGTtgctcaaaacaaaaaaaagaggcaATGTGTGATTGTAAACGAGTCCAACAACTCTTTGTTTTGGTGTCggagacaaaagaaaagaagatcttttaaaataaataaataatgcaTCAATTCACTTATGAGATAACTGACCCTACTTTGTATTCTTGTGACTTGCAAGTTGCAAGCAGTTGCGCCTTCATCCCATTTGACTTTGAATCCACGAGAAAAAAACTTACGGGCTTTTTTCTTAAGCCCatagaaataaaatatgtaCCTTGTGTCAACTGAGATAATCCGGCCCAACGAAAAACCTACAAAACTCGTAAATATttgagtttgatttggtttagcCCGAAAATATTTTAGATCTGTTATCTGTATATTTTAAAGTCCGGTCTGaccatattataattttttttaggttttttggACTtctcaaaataatttattataaaaactaaaatatcatataggctcctgaacaaaaaaaaaaaaattgtcatacTCCTAATAAGTCTAGTGTATTCTTCATTAACTTGGATACTCTCAAGTGTAATAGTTAAAGTCAAAAATACTCCCACTTAACTGATTCAATTTCAACCGATCATTCGTCACATGTGGATCCGCTTTCTAATTAGACTCACTCTCTCTGGGGATTCAAATCGAATAGAAAAGACGACACAGGGACGGATGCGGAATTCGAACTCTGTAAATACCGATGAACTCGCAAAGTCCATTGTTTGAAATTGGATTAAAACGAGAAGCACATTGAAGCCACTGGCAAGCCACTAGCAAAGAATCAGAAGTGTAACCTTCAAATTTAAGTATTCCTTGTGTTATTGTTTAGTAGCCCAAATCCATATGAATCTCACTTGTAATTACAACCGATGACGGATATTGGGTTTGTTAATTGGAGTTGAAATCAGTTTCCATTTTTTCCATctatttcatattattttttaattgaaaatttgGGAACAACATCTAGTGGATCCATCAAAAATTGGTTGAATAGAAGATGTTTTGGTGTGAGTTGAACTAGTGAAACTTAGTATAACTTTGCACAATAATAAGCGTACAACTTATAGAAATAAGTAAAATTGTAACCGTAAAACTGTATAACTTTGTCTAACCTTATTGGTAAAACTGTATGACTTAGAataattttgtttgtaaaagtataaaatatgGTATAACTTGGCAAAACTTTATTGGTGAAAATGTAAAACTTAGTATAACCTAAGAGTTTAAAATGTATAACTTGGTATAACTTAagtttatcattttaatttgtATAGGAGATGATGGATTCTTATTCAACGAGCATACACTTTGATTATGAAGGATACTATACAAAGATAGGAGATGATTATGAATGGACTCCGAGCGACGGTCGATTGCATGCCTTATCTTTTAGGACATCTTCGAAGGAAGAGATCACTTACTCGGCCCTAGTGGATAGGGTATGCAGGAAGATGACCATAGATCGAGCTAGGAAGAGGCTGAATTTGAGTTACATTCCTTTAGTAGTGAAACCTAAGAGGCAATCATAGATCTTAGATAATgaagatatgtttttttttatctaacatCAGTGTATAAAGACCAAAGAAGAAGTATTCTGCATGTAGAGGAAGAAAGTTCCCATAATTGAGCAACTTTCTAGAACTGATAAATCAAGTTCATTTGGCGGGAATTTTAGTGAGCATTTTCAAGTGGAATACCCAAAGTTGAAGGCAATCCTGGTGCAGTCATTTTATATAATGGCATCGAAGAAGCAAAACAACATTGGGAGGTGCAAGAGGCAGTGGAAAATGTTGTAATTCGAAATGAAGGAGATGTGGGTTTTGGTGGAGAAAACGTGCAGCATTTGGAGAAAGCGGAGAACGTGGAGAAGATAGTTAGCCATGTGTGTAGTCGTGCTAGATATGTTGATCTTCCGGTTGTTGTTGAAGAAGTTCGACCAATGGAGGAATGGGAAGATGGGATGGGTATTGAGATGGGTCAAGAATTTTCAAATAAAGAAGTTGTGAAAGATTTAATTGATATAGCATCAACAAAGAACTGCATTGGGATTGTTGTCTTTAACTCTGATACATCTCGATATGCGGTTAGATGTCGAGGAGCGGAAGACGGTTCTGAATGTATGTTAGAGCTACGAAGGTTAGGAATTCTGAAATGTTTTCGATTAGAAGATACACAAAAATGCATGCATGCTTAAGGGCAAAAATGCATTGTTTTGAACACACAATGGCCACTACAAATACTTGGTGATGCCTTTGGATTATGCAACGCTCCATCTACTTTTCAGGATGTGATGAACTTAGTTTTCCGACGATTGCTACGTAAGTCTTTCTTggtttaattttaatgatattctcATCTACAGCTCTAACTCCAGGAGCATGTTCAACACGTACGAGCTGTGTTTGAGTTATTACGACAAGATCAATTGGTGGTTAAGTACAAAAGTGTGAGTTTGGTAAGAAAGAGCTAGAGTACTTAGGTCATATTGTCTGTGGAGAAGGATTCAAGGTCGATAGGTCCAAAATCTCTGCAATGTTGGCCTGGCCCACACCTACCACAATAACAAAGTTGCAAGGATTTATTGGCCTCACTGGCTACTACCGCAAGTTCGTCAAAGATTATGGAATTATTGCAAGACATTTAACAAACCTCTTACGAA
The window above is part of the Brassica napus cultivar Da-Ae chromosome C3, Da-Ae, whole genome shotgun sequence genome. Proteins encoded here:
- the LOC125584401 gene encoding protein DETOXIFICATION 46, chloroplastic-like isoform X1; its protein translation is MQIQCKTLTFTFSPISSNHKLPFPSPINLRACKPPFPSFRSSVKSHKFIRNCSSPNQELVVDGVNGNGSISRDTEEVTELVQEAAEVEVEEVKKIDDLADQSIWGQMKEIVMFTGPAAGLWICGPLMSLIDTAVIGQGSSVELAALGPATVVCDYLSYTFMFLSVATSNLVATSLARGDKDEVQHQISILLFIGLACGVVMMAFTRLFGSGVLAGNNKYFISFTGAKNAEIVPAANTYVQIRGLAWPAVLIGWVAQSASLGMKDSWGPLKALAVASAINGAGDLVLCTFLGYGIAGAAWATMVSQVVAAYMMMDALNKKGYNAFSLCVPSPSELFTIIGLAAPVFMTMMSKVLFYSLLVYFATSMGTSVIAAHQVMLQTYNICTILGEPLSQTAQSFMPELLFGINRNLPKARMLLKSLVIIGATLGIVVGTIGTAIPWLFPTIFTHDKVVTLEMHKVIIPYFLALSITPSTLSLEGTLLAGRDLRYISLSTAGCLAVAGLLLMLLSNGGFGLRGCWFALVGFQWARFSLALVRLLSRDGVLYSEDTSRYAEKVKAA
- the LOC125584401 gene encoding protein DETOXIFICATION 46, chloroplastic-like isoform X2, with amino-acid sequence MQIQCKTLTFTFSPISSNHKLPFPSPINLRACKPPFPSFRSSVKSHKFIRNCSSPNQELVVDGVNGNGSISRDTEEVTELVQEAAEVEVEEVKKIDDLADQSIWGQMKEIVMFTGPAAGLWICGPLMSLIDTAVIGQGSSVELAALGPATVVCDYLSYTFMFLSVATSNLVATSLARGDKDEVQHQISILLFIGLACGVVMMAFTRLFGSGVLAAFTGAKNAEIVPAANTYVQIRGLAWPAVLIGWVAQSASLGMKDSWGPLKALAVASAINGAGDLVLCTFLGYGIAGAAWATMVSQVVAAYMMMDALNKKGYNAFSLCVPSPSELFTIIGLAAPVFMTMMSKVLFYSLLVYFATSMGTSVIAAHQVMLQTYNICTILGEPLSQTAQSFMPELLFGINRNLPKARMLLKSLVIIGATLGIVVGTIGTAIPWLFPTIFTHDKVVTLEMHKVIIPYFLALSITPSTLSLEGTLLAGRDLRYISLSTAGCLAVAGLLLMLLSNGGFGLRGCWFALVGFQWARFSLALVRLLSRDGVLYSEDTSRYAEKVKAA